From Oncorhynchus kisutch isolate 150728-3 unplaced genomic scaffold, Okis_V2 scaffold3234, whole genome shotgun sequence, a single genomic window includes:
- the LOC116371443 gene encoding slit homolog 2 protein-like — MDSGRTPSSADHLCHSVPMFPISPCSRSVCLCVCLHNRMLRSNQIGCVDNTTFTGLSSVRLLSLYDNRISTIAPGAFTTLHSLSTINLLSNPYVCDCHLAWLGLWLKKTRVVSGNPRCQKPAFLKEIPIQDVANPDFTCDGMVHT; from the exons ATGGATTCAGGAAGAACTCCTAGTTCTGCTGATCATCTGTGCCACAGTGTTCCTATGTTCCCCATCTCACCAtgctctcgctctgtgtgtttgtgtgtgtgtctccacaacAGGATGCTGAGGAGTAACCAGATAGGCTGTGTGGACAACACCACTTTCACAGGCCTGAGCTCTGTACGTCTGCTGTCCCTCTACGACAACCGGATCTCCACCATCGCCCCGGGAGCCTTCACTACACTGCACTCCCTCTCCACCAT taaCCTGCTGTCCAACCCCTATGTGTGTGACTGCCACCTGGCCTGGCTGGGTCTGTGGCTAAAGAAGACCAGGGTTGTGAGTGGGAACCCTCGCTGCCAGAAACCTGCCTTCCTCAAGGAGATCCCCATCCAGGACGTGGCTAACCCTGACTTTACCTGCGACGGTATGGTGCACACATAA